The region TTCATAAGCGGGTGAAAAGACCTCTCATTTACAACTCCCCATACCATTGAGTATGCACATGATTTTCTTTTTATAAAACCGGCTTAAGTAAAATATGTTTTAGATTTACATTCTCAATGTATCTCATGATCAAAGTGATCTACGATGGGTCTATCGTTCATGCTGTCACAATAATCACAATGACCACTGTGGAAATACTAAGTCTCTTAGGTGGTTATTTATTGAAAGAATAGTTAATGTTTGTCATTGTTGTGCTTGCCAACTTTGATATGACATCTTCTATAATGTTATGCTTTTTTGGCACATGTGCAATCACATACGCCTTGAATGAACTCAACTTGTCTTTCACTACAACTACATAGTTATGCAATAAGGGATAATTGACATATATATCCCCTTTAACTTCAGAAAGTATCAACTGAGAGTCTATGTGTAACCTAACTTCTTCTACCCCATCTCTAACGCCAATGTGAGCCTTGACGATGAAAGCTTCATACTTAGTTTGGTTGTTGGTGGAAGAGAAATCAAAGCGTATGGATACCTCTATAATTTCTTATATGCACACTAGTCTTTAAGTGGTAGAATTTAGCGTTCCGATCACCATCTATAATCAACGTACTTATTGACTTTTGAAAGCTACTATTTCTAGTAAAGAGTCGAAGCCAATTAGCTCGAAGAACACACTTAAGTGCTTCAAGTTATCTATTGTATTCATAACATGAGTTATATTTGAATGCCATTCAACATTTCCTTCTTCAACTGGAAGGTGTTTCCCAAAATATCTTTGTTCACACCCTTAATAAGTACACAATCTCTTCCTTCTTACCAGGGTCATGTCCTTGTGAACATGGAGTCCACAACGTTCACATCTATCACGTGACAAAAACAAATTAATCATAATAGATCAAATTTAGTCACAAAATCCATATCCATACAAGCATTTTCTCCACCTTGTTATTTGGTTAAGCAAATTCTAATGTTCGATGGAAGTTCCTCCAATAGTGATTTTATAACATCCAAACCTTATTTAAGACAATTCTTTCTTTATATGCCGCTCACTCAAACTTAACCATGTATAATTTGATATCATTGCCTATGATCTCTAATTCTCATTTCAATTTCTAAACTATGGGGAGTCGCTCCTTAATAGTATTATATCCTCGATCCAAAGAGTGCACACGTCTTTAAAAACAACTACATACAATCTCCAAATAAACCTTAAGCAAGAGTATTCTTTTTTTTAGTTATGGACCGTTTTCTTCTTCATCGAGATTTTTTTTTTTGACTTCCATAACTCACAATGCGATTTTCTTCTTCGGCCATGTAAATTATTTATAACTACTATTTGCACCCTAAGATGTTTTATATCATTAACATAGGCATCAACCTTTCACTTTTTTTTTAGTCAATGTAAAATGGGCTATCAGCCCATTTACTTACTAAAAAGAAACGGATTCTCGCGCGCGTTCAATCTTAAACgtaaaaaaagaaaaatgtaaAGGCGCTGTTATTGCCGCTTAAACCAAAAATCCCAAAATCAGTTTTTCCCTCCTTTCATTTCATTTCACATcatatatatatattccaacaTTTAACCTTTCTCTTCATTTCGCACAACATCTAGAGCGAAACGAGTATTCGAAAAAATTAGGGTTTAATCGCTCACAGAAAATTCATACGAAAATGACGAAAGGTACGAAAAGGGTTGACGCTGTTGATTCCGCTTCCGCTCTCGTTCGTGCCAAAGATGGCAGCGCCTTCGCCAAATGGTTTGCTCTTCCCTTTCATTTCCGTTAGGTTTCATCTCTCTGCAGAACTTTCAACTAATTTATATGATTTTTTGTTGTTGAAATTTTCAGTGACGAGTGTAAGAAGAATGTTCCTGTTGCACTCATTAGCATGCATGATTGTAGCCTTGAAGCCAAAATCAAAATGAATCTTGGTAATCATCGTTGTTCAGAACTCTATTAGTAGTttaatttgaaattaaagtcaTAATCAGTGGTTAAGTTTTGCTAAGTTGTTTTGATTTTGTGTGTTTGTTTAGATTCTCATGTTGTTGAGCAAGCTGCTGCTGAAGCGAAGAAACCTGAGAGGTGGATTTTTTAACCTAATTTGTTTTTGTGATGATTTGAATTATGTTGAAATGGTTTCTAAttagggtttattttattttgattactTTTTGGAAATTTGTAGGAAGAAGCCTAGTACTAAAGAACCTGTTGCAAAAAGAGCTAAGGGTGGGAAAGATAAGAAGGAGAAGAAGGTTAAGGATCCTAACATGCCCAAACGTCCTGCCACTGCTTTCTTTGTCTTCATGTAAGGGTTTGTTAATGTATATGCTGTTAGTGCTGTTTTGGTTctatttttttagggtttttgttgaTTGGTTTTGTTTGATACAGGGATGATTTTAGAAAAACTTTTAAGGAAGCTAATCCTGATTCAAAGGATGTTAAAAGGGTAATGAAAACTTGTTTACTTGAATTCTGTGTTTGTAGTCCTTGCTTAAGGACTGAATATTGATCATACTGCTTTTTCTGGATACTATAGGTTGCTAAGGAAGGGGGTGAGAAGTGGAAGTCTTTGACTGATGAAGTAAGTTAGTTTAAGATGTTTCGATTTTTGTTCAAGTGCTGCTATGGTTTAGATATTTGTTATATGATTTTGATCAAAATGTTATGGTGTTTGTTGATGATTTAGGAGAAGAAACCTTATTTGGATAGAGTTGCTGAACTCAAGGCAGAATATGAGAAAGCTATGGAAGCGTATAATGCTGGTGAAAAAGAAGTATGTTTCCTTTGAGTTTTGGTTTGTTGTAT is a window of Lathyrus oleraceus cultivar Zhongwan6 chromosome 6, CAAS_Psat_ZW6_1.0, whole genome shotgun sequence DNA encoding:
- the LOC127098064 gene encoding high mobility group B protein 7, producing the protein MTKGTKRVDAVDSASALVRAKDGSAFAKCDECKKNVPVALISMHDCSLEAKIKMNLDSHVVEQAAAEAKKPERKKPSTKEPVAKRAKGGKDKKEKKVKDPNMPKRPATAFFVFMDDFRKTFKEANPDSKDVKRVAKEGGEKWKSLTDEEKKPYLDRVAELKAEYEKAMEAYNAGEKEDQEGSEKSDKEAPAAGEVEELTDEE